Proteins encoded by one window of Sphingosinicella sp. BN140058:
- a CDS encoding SDR family oxidoreductase, whose protein sequence is MVDQPTRRSLLQAAAATGAVLAAAPAIAQPAPGRPSGTPADPQTKYPSEPFPEQRQKWPGLQRDMTPVPDCGERSYVGSGKLQGRKALVTGGDSGIGRAAVIGFAREGADVALNYHPDEEADARDVAGLLRGEGRKVALIPGDLTSQRFCVDLVGRARSELGGLDILVNNAAYQQSKQSIDEISFEQFDRTLKTNLYAMFWITKTAVPLLRPGSAIINTTSVNAVDPGEELLDYATTKAGIAIFTKGLAKQLAKKGIRVNGVAPGPIWTPLQVVGGQLPGELGKFGQDTPLGRAGQPAELAGLYVALASGELSYTDGSIFGANGGLGTI, encoded by the coding sequence ATGGTCGATCAGCCTACCCGCCGCAGCCTTCTTCAGGCGGCCGCCGCCACCGGCGCCGTGCTCGCCGCCGCGCCGGCCATCGCGCAGCCGGCACCGGGGCGCCCATCGGGTACGCCCGCCGACCCGCAGACCAAATATCCGAGCGAGCCATTTCCGGAGCAGCGGCAGAAATGGCCGGGACTGCAGCGCGACATGACACCCGTGCCGGATTGCGGGGAACGTTCCTATGTCGGTTCCGGCAAGTTGCAGGGCCGCAAGGCCCTGGTGACCGGCGGCGATTCGGGGATCGGCCGCGCCGCGGTGATCGGCTTTGCCCGTGAGGGCGCCGACGTCGCGCTCAATTACCATCCCGACGAAGAGGCCGACGCACGCGATGTCGCCGGTCTGCTGCGGGGCGAGGGGCGCAAGGTGGCGCTGATCCCGGGCGATCTCACCAGCCAGCGTTTCTGCGTCGATCTGGTCGGCCGTGCCCGCTCCGAACTCGGGGGCCTCGACATCCTCGTCAACAACGCCGCCTATCAGCAATCCAAGCAATCGATCGACGAGATCAGCTTCGAGCAGTTCGATCGCACGCTGAAGACCAACCTTTATGCCATGTTCTGGATCACCAAGACGGCGGTGCCGCTGCTGCGGCCGGGATCGGCGATCATCAACACGACTTCGGTCAACGCCGTCGATCCTGGCGAGGAACTGCTCGATTACGCGACTACCAAGGCGGGCATTGCGATCTTCACCAAGGGCCTCGCCAAGCAGCTTGCCAAGAAGGGGATCCGGGTCAACGGGGTCGCGCCCGGACCGATCTGGACGCCGCTCCAGGTCGTCGGCGGCCAGTTGCCGGGCGAACTCGGCAAATTCGGGCAGGACACGCCGCTCGGCCGCGCCGGCCAGCCTGCGGAACTCGCCGGTCTCTATGTGGCATTGGCGAGCGGCGAACTCAGCTACACGGACGGCAGCATCTTCGGGGCCAATGGCGGGCTTGGAACGATCTGA
- a CDS encoding DUF6683 family protein, translated as MRVRTQQPRLAACMLLLAGLASPAAAQEGVDWGGLIAGIAHGTAMDEAAQKSVSTTRRGGTRPSPAPSVRLTYQRSPERSRANIARFIENARKQDSQGAAAFEKQLAAPDLFDKMGRALSGYGLRIDNVADAYTIYWLNAWLASRGRNDTPPRHQIAAVRAQAAKAMAALPQVVQAGDAVRQDMADAHLIQAALIGGFMDGAEGKPDLVRQVAAAVRRSARSSGLDLDGMELTDAGFAAR; from the coding sequence ATGCGTGTCCGAACCCAACAGCCTCGCCTCGCCGCCTGCATGCTGCTGCTTGCCGGGCTCGCCAGTCCGGCCGCCGCACAGGAGGGCGTCGACTGGGGCGGCTTGATAGCCGGCATCGCCCACGGCACGGCCATGGACGAGGCCGCGCAGAAGTCCGTCTCGACGACACGCCGGGGCGGCACGCGCCCCTCTCCCGCCCCGAGCGTGCGCCTGACCTACCAGCGGTCGCCGGAACGAAGCCGTGCCAACATCGCCCGCTTCATCGAAAACGCGCGCAAGCAGGATTCGCAGGGTGCGGCCGCGTTCGAAAAGCAGCTCGCCGCGCCCGATCTCTTCGACAAGATGGGCCGTGCCCTATCCGGCTACGGCCTCCGCATCGACAATGTCGCCGACGCCTACACGATCTACTGGCTGAACGCGTGGCTCGCCTCGCGCGGGCGCAACGACACGCCGCCGCGCCACCAGATTGCGGCGGTTCGTGCACAGGCCGCAAAAGCCATGGCAGCGCTTCCGCAAGTGGTACAGGCTGGCGACGCCGTGCGGCAGGACATGGCCGACGCCCACCTGATCCAGGCCGCCTTGATCGGCGGCTTCATGGACGGCGCGGAGGGCAAGCCGGACCTGGTCCGCCAGGTTGCGGCTGCCGTGCGCCGGAGCGCGCGTTCGTCAGGGCTGGATCTCGATGGCATGGAGCTTACCGATGCGGGGTTCGCAGCGCGGTAA